AGCTGTTTGCTACCCAAATCTAATAATATACTTACCCTCTCTCTTGAAAGCTACGAGTATACCGCTACAGCAATCATGTCACTCTATACAAATACAATCCAGAAATCGCCTATTTGGAGCACAAACGTTACATTTTTCGATTGTCGCGCATATcatttgtctaaaaaaaaatgtaggcaaGACTTGCAATGCTACTGGTGCATAGATAAAGAGAAATGTATATACAGTAGTGATAGGGAAATAGAGTGTCCAAATTCGCCATCTTCTTGGATTAATTCATTCTGGCCTGAAAAAGGTCTGTGGCAAGGTGGCACAAATATAACCAtccaagatgaaaatttctgcaTTGAACTTAACCAATGCATAATTCGTATAAAAGTTGCTGGCAGACCTTGCAAATTAATAAGACATCACGATATATCCTCAAAAACGATAAAATGTACAATCGAACCATCACCTTCCTATCAAGTTTCTGAAGGCAAAATTCAGGTACATGTGGACGATGAAGTTATCCTATCTGacacaaatttcatgtttgttGAACCAGATATCACTGGCATTGACCCAAAAGAAGGATTCATTTCTGGTGGCACTCAATTGACAATTAAAGGAAAGCATTTAGACGCAGGAAGTTCGATCATTGTATCCATTGGCAGTCAACCTTGCACAATATTCTTCTACAATTCAAGTATAATACAATGTATTTCTAATAAATCCAATACTACTGCAAAAGAAGATACGGTGAGCGTAGTATTTGATAAATATGCTCCAAACTTCACCAACAACTTATACAAATACGTCAAAGACGAAGAACATgatgaaaatggtttcaatgtTCAACCAAAAGGTATTCCTCAGGGTGGAATTCAAATTCTGCTACGAAATATTGCCTCAGAACATAGTAATGAATTAATATTCAATGTGAAATACCAAAGCAACATACATAATGGCTCGTGCAAGTTTCAAGATCATTCTGGGGTAATATGTTCATCTCCTCAGATTCCAATTAACAGTAATTCAATTAATGTGGCAGATCCTATAGAATTGGACTTCTGGTTAACAGACCCAACTGCGCCAGAATTGAAAACTCCCCTTGCTAAAACTAAGTCGTCAACTTTTCTATTGTATCCGAGTCCGacgtttgattatttttccatcTCTTATGTCCCTTTAACCAAAAATCACTATGTAATCATCGAAGGAAAGAACATCAACAAAGCTTGCCAAAAATCAGATTTGATTGTGGAGATGAGAAATGTATTGTGTGAAGTAATTTCACTGACATCAGTTCGAGTCATTTGTGTTCTACGAAAAACTAATTCATCTGATTGCAACGAGGCTAAATATGAATTTATTGGAGAGGATGAAAATATAAAGATaacaattgaaaacaattttacagTATCTGTTCCCAAACAACGTTCGCCTTCTGGAGAATATATAAAAAATCCGACATCATGGAATATTATTTATGTTGTCATTGCTGTCACTGCAGGCACTTTCATAGTAGTTCTCTTAATAACTTTATTCATATGTTGTTTTTGTCTTTGGAATATgcaaataaaaaatgttcaagcaACTATGAGAATGGAGCAACGTGTTAATCAGATGTGTATGGAGACAATAGCTTTGCGACAATGCATCAAGAAAattgtaattgaaaataaagttgagctggatgaaaattcatcaaacatgTTGGTATGTAATGTCGACATAAGGcctaataaattttgatttaaaagttACTGAAGATCAACAGATCATAGATGATTAGATAATGTTAAcgtttattttcttcttctttttactTTCATTTAGAAATTGCCAAGCGTAACAATTGAATATGGGCCTACTTCAGATACAAGTATTGTGATTGACACATCACCAGACACAGAATTCCTAGTACCAATGGATCCTAAGTGGGAGTTTCCAAGAAGCAACCTTTCTTTTGGAATGAGCCTAGGAGAGGGAGAATTTGGCAAGGTCGTCGCAGCAGAAGCATTCGGTATCCTTCATCAAAACCTCACCAGTACTGTTGCTGTTAAATCGTTGAAAAGTATGCTACAATTTTACAGTAAGAATAGGACTTAgcggattttaattttttaaataatgctCTTCAGATGGTCACGCGGATGCGGACATGATCGATTTAGTATATGAAATGGAGATACTGAAATTAATAGGATCGCATGTAAATGTTTTACAACTTTTGGGGTGCTGCACTCAAGATGGAGAATTACTCATCATAACTGAATTCACTCAACATGGAAATCTACGTGACTTTCTTAGGAATTATCTACCCTCTTCTGAAGATGAACTTTTACCCAACAATTTGACTAGGAAAACATTGTTATTGTTTGCTCAACAAGTGGCTAAAGGAATGGAATATTTGGCCTCTAAAAAAGTAACTATGTACTATACTTACATATTGTACATTACATCAGGTATCTACCAACTTAGCcacctacatacatacttacaatAGTTGAATTACATAGACCTACTCAGTACTCATGCTCATTTTCAAGGTGATACCTATTTAATTCCACTTTTCAGTGTATCCATCGAGATCTTGCTGCGCGAAATGTTCTAGTAGCTGATGATTACATCATGAAAATAGCTGATTTTGGCCTTGCAAGAGACATCCAAAACAAAGAGTATTACAGGAAGAAAACAAAAGGTAGATTACCAGTCAAATGGATGGCTCCTGAAGCGCTAAGTCGTGATCGTTATACCTCTAAATCAGATGTGTAAGTTGAATTAGGCACCTCATTGCAGAAAATCAATATTTGAGCTTAGGATGCCTAAAGAGTATGTCAAGAAATCTAACCCTATGATTAATCTAATCATTTCAAACTTGCTCATTCAAATTAATAGATGGTCATATGGCGTTCTATTTTGGGAAATTCTGACTTTGGGTGAAACACCTTATCCTACACTACAAAATGTGGACAGATTATTGTACACTTTACGCTCTGGGTATCGAATGGAAAAACCTCCTAATTGTTCTGTTGAGTCGTATGTATCACGTTCATGGTTTTAATTTCTTTACGACTTACCTACTTTAACAATTAtcaatgtaggtaagtactgtACTTActtcatatttttgttttgaattccaCCTTATGATTGTAGGTACAGCCTGATGCAGAAATGCTGGAGTCTTCTGCCAGAAGATCGTCCAACATTTACAATGATTATTGATGACCTGGATGATATATTAAGCAATACCGATGATCAGGTAATTtacactaatttttttcaacaatcgtAGGTACCATTTACCAAGTAGTAAATATCTGGAGCTGAAttatatgtaaaaaaatcaaaaaattctaattttgaaacacCTCGAATTTTATTCGTATTTCCAACTGtgtattaaaaattgttgaatgctTTGTAAATTCTTTTCTACATTTTAATCACAAGAACCACGTAAAAATTGCTCTCAGCAACCAAGAAAAggagaatcaatttttgggaaagtttaaatttgaaCCTAGGTATATCTAACTAAGCAGCTTGGTGAgccaaatgaatcatttttgcaatttctgggaCAACAATCAgtttccagtaatttttcattaagttacaatttaaaatgtaatttgaaaaacatgataTAATTTCTCAGTCCTTTTCCTTTTGGCTATGAAACGCAAGTTGATTTAGACAATGAACGTGGCTTTTCTTGAATCCTGGAAACCTGTTAAAGTTATAAATTTTAGATCAGACTCTGAAAAAAGACCATTTGATCATTCACCTTTCTTCTCATCTAACAGAAATGAAAAGATTCATTTCGAGTCCTAAGCACTTATTTGTAACATGCccattaatttactcaattttacaaaaaaaaattcatgtaccTTATACATATTTTGTAGACTCTTGAACTGAGTAGTTTTTATCAGCCGGATGATGAACAGTGCAACCCAAATGATGTAGACAATCCAGTGGACGCTGAATCTGAATGAGCAAAGTGCTTTGATTGGTTCATTAGGTACTGATCTATTGCTACCATTATAAgatgtaggtatataggtaggtataaataccTATGCATTTTTTAGTAGGCAATAAGTAGTGGGCGAGTGACAACATAGCACCTACCCAtgcattgaattttttgtacacTATTAGCTCTAAAAGATGATTATTTCTATCATTATCTGTTTGTTGAGTAATATATTATGTTTCTACTTGAGTAAGAAATATCCATTTACTgtaattatttataaatattttaatcattATCATTAGatgagtaattctcaaaaaaaaggtcaattttgatgtgcataattttgaaaaacaaaaatcatttttttggaatatttcaagtgggaatcatttgtataggtgtcccagatcccttttctagtgttggcctcaattcaatctgCCCCCCTGTGGGCCCTgacccccctaaaacggcgataattaggattcgaccctcatcgatgtgtaatatgtcgattgatatgttttcgaggtcgtagaattcgaatctggagttattttttatgtagaggtggagggtg
The sequence above is a segment of the Planococcus citri chromosome 3, ihPlaCitr1.1, whole genome shotgun sequence genome. Coding sequences within it:
- the LOC135840798 gene encoding hepatocyte growth factor receptor-like, with the translated sequence MCSFCKTTGFFFILVIYLLSKSVESLPDDGQGMPSSNNGDCSAYTFCAPCIKSNFGCKWCVETRTCSNNDCQTKYVVKGGGCHAKETCDKFNTFHECLESSQFYYCGWCISKNQCTYNTNCSSTGASLWIIKSDIVENSLFEIVNATHLKYGKSENILLHSRTKYSKESLIRAAFKCQLTFANSKLNFPMDTTIVQIQNDSIVSCLLPKSNNILTLSLESYEYTATAIMSLYTNTIQKSPIWSTNVTFFDCRAYHLSKKKCRQDLQCYWCIDKEKCIYSSDREIECPNSPSSWINSFWPEKGLWQGGTNITIQDENFCIELNQCIIRIKVAGRPCKLIRHHDISSKTIKCTIEPSPSYQVSEGKIQVHVDDEVILSDTNFMFVEPDITGIDPKEGFISGGTQLTIKGKHLDAGSSIIVSIGSQPCTIFFYNSSIIQCISNKSNTTAKEDTVSVVFDKYAPNFTNNLYKYVKDEEHDENGFNVQPKGIPQGGIQILLRNIASEHSNELIFNVKYQSNIHNGSCKFQDHSGVICSSPQIPINSNSINVADPIELDFWLTDPTAPELKTPLAKTKSSTFLLYPSPTFDYFSISYVPLTKNHYVIIEGKNINKACQKSDLIVEMRNVLCEVISLTSVRVICVLRKTNSSDCNEAKYEFIGEDENIKITIENNFTVSVPKQRSPSGEYIKNPTSWNIIYVVIAVTAGTFIVVLLITLFICCFCLWNMQIKNVQATMRMEQRVNQMCMETIALRQCIKKIVIENKVELDENSSNMLKLPSVTIEYGPTSDTSIVIDTSPDTEFLVPMDPKWEFPRSNLSFGMSLGEGEFGKVVAAEAFGILHQNLTSTVAVKSLKNGHADADMIDLVYEMEILKLIGSHVNVLQLLGCCTQDGELLIITEFTQHGNLRDFLRNYLPSSEDELLPNNLTRKTLLLFAQQVAKGMEYLASKKCIHRDLAARNVLVADDYIMKIADFGLARDIQNKEYYRKKTKGRLPVKWMAPEALSRDRYTSKSDVWSYGVLFWEILTLGETPYPTLQNVDRLLYTLRSGYRMEKPPNCSVESYSLMQKCWSLLPEDRPTFTMIIDDLDDILSNTDDQTLELSSFYQPDDEQCNPNDVDNPVDAESE